The window TGTGGTAGCTATTTCAGGTAATTAGCTGCATATGGTTTAAGCGGGAAATTCAAGCCAGCCATCCGCCTGAAATTTCTGCTGGCCAGCTTCAGGCGGGGCGGCCAGTTTCTACTGCCTGCAGTCAGATGCTGAACGCATTTTAGCTTAACGGCTGCAACGCAGGCCAATTTATCCGGTGAAAGCCGGTTTTGTAATTTTATAACACCTGAAAAATTCGTATGATGGTTCGGCTTTTATTTGCAGCAGAACGCTTTTGACTCAACCGAAAGGCATTTTTATCACCGTCTTGTTCAGTTTGCTTATATTTCAAAGTTTATGGAATATAGCGGCGGCTTTCTGCGTGCATGAAAACGCTTCGGGCAGCGCCCAATACAGTCAAAAGCAGGCCAGCGTCAGCCATTTCGGCCATCATCAGCCGGCCAAAGCATGCATAGATGAAATAAAGGCGCATGCGGAAGATCTTCTGGCGTTTGCAGAAGATGACCATCATGATCATCTGCCGTCTTATGCGCAGCTGATTTTGAATGAAGCCGATGCAAGCTATCTTCAGCCGCTTTCAGCGGAAGTGATTCAGAAATTTGAAATAGACTGGTCTAATCTGTATCAGTCGCCTGACTTAGGGCTGAACAGCCCGCCTCCAATGCCGTCCCCGCTGCTGGCGG is drawn from Acinetobacter sp. WCHAc010034 and contains these coding sequences:
- a CDS encoding cation efflux protein, CzcI-like, producing MLIFQSLWNIAAAFCVHENASGSAQYSQKQASVSHFGHHQPAKACIDEIKAHAEDLLAFAEDDHHDHLPSYAQLILNEADASYLQPLSAEVIQKFEIDWSNLYQSPDLGLNSPPPMPSPLLAG